A window from Hymenobacter volaticus encodes these proteins:
- a CDS encoding energy transducer TonB has translation MKHLYTLLVSCTMLALAAPAQAQKQRTTEYESGMIEKGQKVGVWEYYSYTRDGRQVLVQRYDHTAQKLVFYRPIEDKPYDVEIKPGEWTRTNVQQPPLYVGGEAALAAYMSKLTYPQEAQNRNIQGRVLIEFAIDTLGRASKHKVLNGIGGGCDEEALRLSQSIPPQWIAPRLAGRAVPVLYQLPFTFRLEKAK, from the coding sequence ATGAAACACTTGTATACACTACTGGTAAGCTGTACTATGCTGGCGTTGGCTGCTCCTGCGCAAGCGCAGAAGCAACGCACAACCGAATATGAAAGTGGTATGATAGAGAAAGGCCAGAAAGTAGGTGTATGGGAATACTATAGCTACACCCGCGACGGCCGCCAAGTATTAGTACAGCGCTACGACCACACTGCTCAAAAGTTGGTATTCTACCGGCCCATCGAGGATAAACCGTATGATGTGGAAATAAAGCCGGGAGAGTGGACTCGTACTAATGTGCAGCAGCCCCCACTTTACGTTGGTGGTGAAGCCGCATTGGCTGCGTATATGAGCAAGCTCACTTACCCGCAGGAAGCGCAGAACCGCAATATTCAGGGCCGCGTCCTGATAGAGTTTGCTATCGATACTTTGGGCCGCGCTTCGAAACACAAGGTACTGAATGGCATTGGTGGCGGCTGCGACGAAGAAGCATTGCGCCTCAGTCAAAGCATTCCACCGCAATGGATTGCACCTCGCTTAGCTGGTCGGGCTGTTCCGGTTCTGTATCAATTGCCCTTTACGTTCCGGCTAGAGAAAGCCAAGTAA